One stretch of Penaeus vannamei isolate JL-2024 chromosome 7, ASM4276789v1, whole genome shotgun sequence DNA includes these proteins:
- the LOC138862153 gene encoding craniofacial development protein 2-like, which yields MRLKLPFGFMSLIAVYAPTDVCKLGMEEMFYTKLASVSDRCLQRDIHIVLGDFNEVFGCDRAGYEMSHPDPYRWTWYRNVGNATKEIDYILVSTRWRILQNCRVYRSAEFCGTDHRLVVATLQVHFKTPQRSNEYPRVLHLDRRRERECAQGIC from the exons atgagactgaagctaccatttggcttcatgtctcttattgctgtgtatgctcctaccgatgtttgtaaacttggcatggaagagatgttctacaccaaactagcatctgtttCAGACAGGTGTCTCCAGcgtgatattcatattgttctgggtgacttcaatgaggtatttggctgtgatcgagctggctatgagatgtct caccctgACCCATatcgttggacttggtacaggaatgtgggtaatgcaaccaaggagattgaCTACATACtggttagcactcgttggaggatcctccagaactgcagggtgtataggagtgccgagttctgtggtactgaccatagactggttgtggctacccttcaggtccacttcaaaactccccagcggtccaatgagtACCCCAGGGTGCTTCACTTGgacaggcggagggagagggagtgtgcccaggggatttgctga